The following nucleotide sequence is from Desulfovibrio sp. X2.
TCGACTCCGACATCGCGACCACGGTGGAGCGCCACTGGCTCGTGCCCTGCATGCTCACGGGCGTCGGCCTGCTCACGGGCTTCCTCATCCAGCGCTTCATCCCGGACTCGATCAATTCCGGCACGGACGGCACGGACTCCATGATCAAGTCCTTCCACCGCGAGCTCGGCGTGATCAAGCCCATCGTGCCGCTGATCAAGGGGCTGATGGCCATCCTGACCATCGCCTGCGGCGGCTCGGCAGGCCAGGAAGGCCCGATCTCGCAGGTGGGCGCCGGTCTCGGCTCGTGGATCTCGGACAAGCTCGGCCTGACCACGCGCGAGCGGCGCATCCTGCTGCTGGCGGGCGCGGCCGGAGGCCTGGGCGCCATCTTCCGCGCCCCCCTGGGCGGCGCGCTCACGGCCATCGAAGTCATCTACCGCGAGGACTTCGAGGCCGAGGCCATCCTGCCCGCGGTCATCTCGAGCGTGGTGGCCTACTCGGTCTTCGCCATATTCTTCGGCACGACCCCGATCCTCTCCGTGCCCCCCTTCCATTTCCACAGCATCACGGAGCTCTTCTTCTCCGCCCTGCTGGCCGTGGCCTGCGCCGGGGCGGGCTGGCTCTACGTGCGGGCCTTCTACGCCATCAAGTACTCCTTCTTCGCCCGCATCCGCGCCAAGATCGGCATCACCTGGACCTGCGCCCTGGGCGGCCTGCTCATGGGCATCTTCGGCATGCTCTTCCCCCAGGTGCTGGCCGGCGGCTACGGCTGGCTGCAGCAGGCCATCTCGGGCAACCTGCCGCTGCTGCTCATGCTGGCCATCATCTTCGGCAAGATCCTGGCCACCTCGCTGACCATCGGCTCGGGGCTCTCGGGCGGCATGTTCGCTCCCGCGCTCTTCGTGGGCGGCATGACCGGCGGCCTGGTCGGCCACCTCTCCAAGGCCTTCTTCCCCAACGCCGTGCAGAACCCCGGCGCCTTCGTGCTCGTGGGCATGGCGGCCTTCTTCTCGGGCATCGCCAACGCGCCCATCGGCCCCATCGTCATGGTCTGCGAGATCACCCAGGGCTACGGGCTGCTCGCTCCCCTGCTGCTGGCCTCCATGGTCACCCTGGTCATCGGCCGCAAGGTGAGCCTGTACGAGAACCAGGTGGAGAACAAGTTCGAGTCACCGGCGCACACGGGCGACGCCACCATCAACGTCCTCGAGCGGCTGCAGGTGAAGGAGTTCCTGCGCCGCGGCCGGACCACGGTGCTGGACGAGCGCATGACGCTGAAGACCCTGACCCAGGTCATCAGCGACACCAACGAACTGAACTTCCCGGTGCGCGGCGAGGACGACGTCATCACCGGCGTGCTGCCGCTGCAGGACGTGCGCCGCGTGCTCTACGAGGACGCCCTCTTCGAGCTGGTCGTGGTGCGCGACCTGATGCGCAAGCCCGCGACGCTCCTGCCCAACGACGACCTCTACACGGCGCTGCTCAAGTTCGTGGACACGGACTACAGCCAGATCCCGGTGATCAACCCCGAGGACCACACCGAGGTGCTCGGGCTCCTGAACAGGGCGGACGTCTTCCAGGCATACTCGCACGCCATCCGCACCCTGAAGGAAGAACACTAGCCCGGAGCGCGGGCCAAAAGGCCTTCACCGCGACGGGCCGGACTCCGCAAGGGGTCCGGCCCGTCCGTTTTTTTCCCGTCCCGGGCGCGAGGCGACGGCCTACCCCGCGATGCGGGCCGCTTTATGCTTATTTTGTCAAATATACCCTGTAGCGGCAGACGCGAAATATACTATTTTGCAAATTGGTAAAGCTTTCGGAAAGGTAACATTTTCATTTTCCTGTTCCATCCCGCCTCGATGACAAAGAATAAATCCTTATATCACAGATAATTATTCTATAGCCTGGGGGATCGCCCCGTTCCGCGCCCGGCAAGGCACGCTCCTTGCTTTGCCTCGGAATTGGAGAATTTCATGAAATCCCAGGTCGGCGCACTCGAACTCAAAGTCCTCTGCGAAATAGCCCGGATCATCGGACAGGCCCATGATCTCGACCGCACGCTGGAAAGCGTGCTGCGCATCCTGTCCGAGACCCTGTCCATGAAGCGGGCAACCCTGACCCTGCTCGACGAGACGGGCCAGCTCTCCATCCGCGCCTCCTACGGCCTCACGGCCGAAGAGCGGCAGCGCGGCGTCTACCGTCTGGACGAGGGCGTCACCGGCCACATCTTCCAGACCGCCAAGCCCTTCATCGTGCCCGACGTCTCCAAGGAGCCGCTGTTCCTGGACAAGACGCGCTCGCGCTCGCTCGAGCGCGGCCGCATCTCCTTCATCGGCGTGCCCATCCGCATCAAGGGGCAGCCCGCGGGCGTGCTCAACGTGGACCGCCTGTTCGAGGACGAGGTCTCCTTCGAGGAGGACGTCAACTTCCTCTCCGTGGTCTCCACCCTCATCTCCCAGTTCATCCAGCTGAGCCGCCATTTCGAGGAACGCGAGCTGACCCTGAAGAAGGAGATCTCGCTGCTGCGCTCCAAGCTCTCGGCCAGCTACCAGCGCTTCTTCATCGTGGGCAAGAGCCAGCCCATGGAGCGCGTGCGCCAGATGATCGAGAAGGTCTCGCCCACCAAGGCCACGGTCCTGCTGCTCGGCGAGTCCGGCACGGGCAAGACCCTCACCGCGCGCATCATCCACGAGCTCTCCGAGCGCCACGCCCAGCCCTTCATCAAGGTCAACTGCGCGGCCCTGCCCGAGACGCTCCTCGAATCCGAGCTCTTCGGCCACGAGAAGGGCGCCTTCACGGGCGCCACGGCCCCCAAGCCCGGCCGCTTCGAGGAGGCGGACGGCGGCACCATCTTCCTCGACGAGATCGGCGAGCTGACCCTGGCCGTGCAGTCGAAGCTGCTGCGCGTCATCCAGGAGAAGGAGTTCGAGCGGCTCGGCGCCACCAAGACGCGCCGCGTGGACGTGCGCATCATCGCGGCCACGAACAAGGACCTGGCCGAGGAGGTCAGGCGCGGCCAGTTCCGCGAGGACCTCTTCTACCGCCTGAACGTCTTTCCCATCCGCGTGCCCGCCCTGCGCGAGCGGCCCGAGGACATCCCGGCGCTGCTCAACCACTTCCTGGAGACCATGGAGAAGGAATACTCCCGCCGCCTGGTCTTCACGCCCAAGGCGCTGGACTCCCTCATGCGCTACGACTGGCCCGGCAACGTGCGCGAGATGGAGAACCTGGTGGAGCGGCTGTCCATCATGGTCGAGGGCGAGCAGATCGACGTGGAGGACATCCCCTCGCAGTTCTTCATCGGCGCGCGGCCCCCGGCCTCGCCCGAGGAGCACGCGAGCCTCGTGGACATCGAGAAGCGCGAGGTCCTCTCCGCGCTCGAGCGCCATCGCTGGATCCAGTCCCGCGCGGCCAAGGAGCTCGGCATCACGCTGCGCCAGATGGGCTACCGCATCAAGAAGTTCAGCCTGGAAGCCCTGGTCCAGGAGCGCCGCTCCAGGATTCGCGGCGACAAGTAGCCGCGCGCTGTTCCATAGCCTTCTTCTATAGTTTTCAGGACTTCAATCCTATCTTTCTATTTCGGATTTCCCGCACGCCTGGGTATCGTGCGCAAATTAGACACTTTCCAGGCAAAAACCGCCAGGAACGGCAGCGTGCTGCCGTGGGCGGTCCGTCCGCGCGCGGCCGGGTCCCTCCCGGTCAGCCGCACAAGGAGACAACCATGAGCGAGAAGCAAGGCGGGGGCCTCAGCAGGCGCGCCTTCCTCACCGGCGGCGCGGCGGCCGCAGCGGCCCTGGCCGTGCGGGCGGCGGGGGAGCCGGGCGGCCCCTATGCGGGGCAGGGCCTGCAGGTCTGGTCCTGCGGCGGCCTGGCCGAGGGCTTCATGCCCGCCAACGCGGCCTACGAGGCCGAGAGCGGCTGCGCGGTCAGCTACACCGGCGCCTTCGCCGCGGCGCTCGGCAAGTCGCTCCTGGGCGGGGCCACCACCGAGGTCTTCGCCCCGCGCGTGCTCGACCTCGCCCGCAAGCTCAAGTCCGTGGGCAAGATGCTCCACTACCAGCCCCTGTGCTTCACGAGCTACGTGCTGGTCACGCCGAAGGGCAATCCGGCGGGCATCGGGTCGGTCCACGACCTCGCGCGGCCGGGCCTTCGCACCATGCTCTCGCCCGACTCCTCGCCTCCGGGCGGCGCGGCCTCCATGGCGCTGCTCAAGAAGGCCGGGGTCGTTGAGGGCGCCAAGAAGAACGCCATATTCCTCGGCTCCTGCGTGCAGCACGACGTGTCCGAGGTGGCCGCTGGGCGGGCCGACGCCGCCGTCGTCGAGAAGCGCATCACGCGGCTGCCGCGCTACCGGGACGCCTTCGAGATCATTCCCATCCCCGAGGAATATTTCCCGGCCCCGCCCGTGCCCTTCTCCATCGGGGTCATGAAGTTCGCCAAGAACCGCGAGCTGGCCGAGGACTTCGTCCGCTTCATCACCTCGGAGGCGGGCCAGTCCCACTTCGAGGCGGCCGGGTTCGTGCCCGCGCTCTCCGACGAGGGCAGGCGTCTGGCGAAGAAATACGGAGCGTACGATGGCTAGCGCCGCCCGGACCCTGCAATGGAAGCGGCGGATCATCCAGGCCGCCTCGCTCTTCGTCATCGGCGAGTTCTCCTACTTCGGCATCTTCCGCTGCCCCTTCGCCGTGCCCTACGTGAGCTGCCCCAACTGCCCCGTGGTGCAGTGCCCGGGCCGCAAGCTGTGGCTCACGGCCTGGATCGGCATCCTGGCCTCGGCGCTGTTCTTCGGCCGGGCGTTCTGCGGCTACGCCTGCCCCGGCGGCATGGTCGCGGAGCTCTTCGACCGCGTCTCGCCCTTCACCAGGAGCATCGGCCGCCGCGTGTCCAAGGGTTTCGACCGCGTCCTGCGCAACGCCAAGTACGTGGCCGCGGCCGCGGCGCTCTACCTCTTCCTCGGCCTGCACAACCCGCGCTGGGCCGTGCCCATCCGCACCGGCGAGTTCTTCCAGGCCACGGCGCTCACCTTCCACCACGCCTTCACGCCCTGGCTCTTCCGCACCGGGACCGTGCTCGGCGCCCTGGCGCTCGGGCTCCTCGTGCCCTACTTCTGGTGCCGCTACCTCTGCCCCACGGGCGGCATCCTGGACGTCTTCGGCCGCTTCGCCCCGGCCCGCCACCGCATGACCGCGGACTGCACGGACTGCGGCAAGTGCGAAAGATCCTGCGGCATGGCGACGCGGCCCTCCGAGCCCAACTGCACGAACTGCGGCGCCTGCGTCTCCGACTGCCCGGCGAACGCCATCCGCTTCGGCCTCGGCGGCGGCGGCGGAACATCCGCGGACGAGGAGAACGCGCCGGAAAAACAGGCCTAGTGTCGCGTCCATGAAAAAGTCGATACGCCAGGCAGTGGTCGTACGCGACACGTGAACCGGGCGAATGCACGGTTCCGCCGCCAGCGGCAGCCGTTAGGCGAGCGCGCTTGGGCGCGAGTCTTACGGATGCCGACAGCAGCGCCGTCGGCGGCGTAAGCAAGCCGAAAACCACGTTTTCGGCGCAGCGATCTTCCGCAAAATACGGCCTTGCGTATTTTGCGGACGTCACACTAGACACGCGGCGCAAAAACCCCGAAGACGGGCCGGGCCAGGGACGCACCCTGCCCGGCCGGGGGCCGCCCCGTCTTTCCAATTCCGTCATGCCGTGCTACACGGCGGGCACGATACCGCCCACGGGAGCCGACATGAACGAAGCCACCTGCGCGCTGGTCCTTGCCGCCGGCAAGGGAACGCGCATGCACGCACGCGACCTGCCCAAGGTCATGATGCCCATCCTGGGCGAGCCCATGCTCTGGTACGTGCAGCGTGCCCTCACCCCGTCCTTCGCGGAACACGTCTACACCGTGGTCGGCTTCGGCGCGGACCGCGTGGCCGAGGCCTTTCCCGAGTCCACCGAACGCTTCGTGCACCAGGAGGAGCAGCTGGGCACGGGCCATGCGCTCGTGACCGCCTGGCCGCGCCTCAAGGCGGCAGGCTACCGCTACGTGGTCGTGGTCAACGGCGACACGCCGCTCTTGCGCGGCGCCTCCGTGGACCGGCTGGTAGAGGAGGCCACCGCCAGGAAGGCCGCCCTGGCCTTCCTCTCGGTCGAGGCGCCCGAGCCCAATGCCTTCGGCCGCGTGCTGCGCGACGCGGACGGCCGGGTGAGCGCGATCATCGAGGCCAAGGACTACGATCCGGAGAAGCACGGCCCGGCCCCGCGCGAGGTCAACGCGGGCCTCTATTTCCTGGACATGCAGTTCGTCGAGCCGCTGCTCGGCTGGCTCGGCAACACGAACGCGGCGCGTGAATATTACATCACGGACCTCGTGGAGCTGGCCATCGCGGACAACAACCTCGTGCTCGCGGTCAACTGCGGCGAGGACCCCACGCTCATGGGCATCAACACGCCGCTCGAGCTCTCGGACGCCGAGGAGCTCTTGCGCGCCGAGATCGCCCACCAGCACCTGAACCACGGCGTGCGGCTGCACAATCCAGCCGGGTGCCGCATCGGCCCCCGCGTGACCATCAAGCCGGGTGCGCAGATCACGGGCCCGTGCGAACTCATGGGTGAGACGGTGATCGACCAGGACGTGGTCGTGGACGCATTCTGCCACGTCATGGAATCCTGGCTCAGCCAGGGCGCGCAGGTGCGCCACTTCTCCCACCTGGAGAAAGCCGAGGTGGGCCCGGGCTGCGTGGTCGGCCCCTACGCGCGGCTCCGCCCCGGCGCCATCCTCGAGGAGAAGGCCAAGGTCGGCAACTTCGTGGAGATGAAGAAGGCCGTGCTCGGCAAGGGGTCCAAGGCCAGCCACCTGACCTACCTCGGCGACGCCGAGATAGGCGAGGGGGTGAACATCGGCGCGGGCACCATCACCTGCAACTACGACGGCGTGCGCAAGCACAAGACGGTCATCGGGAACGGGGCCTTCATCGGCAGCAACACGGCCCTGGTCGCGCCCGTGACCGTGGGGGCCGGCGCCCTGGTGGGAGCCGGTTCGACCATCACCAAGGACGTTGCGCAAGGCAGCCTCGCCCTGACCAGGGCGGAGCAGCGGCAATTGCCGCGGCGCAAATAAACCGGCCCGATCGGCCTTGATTTACGGCCGGGGGAGTCTTAGAATTTGCATATGGAAATACTTGAGCAGCTTGAGCAGCGCATGACCGCGCTGCTGAACAAGATCAAGGAGTTGGAGGAAGAGAACAGGCTCCTCAAAACGGAGCTTGCGGAGATCCGGCAGAACAGGGATGCCGTGATGTCGCGTATCGACGGCCTGTTGCAGAAGGTCCAGGGAGCTCTCGAGTAACGTGGTAGCCCGATGCCTCAATACACGTTAAGTGTGCTCGGACTGGAGATACGCTTCAAGACGGATGCGGACGAGGCTCGTGTGGATGCAGCCAAGTCCCATCTGGAAGAACTGTTCAACCAGATCAGCCAGAGCGGGAAGAACATCAATAAGGAGATCCTGCTTACGGTATTGGCCTTGAGCTTGGCCGACGACTACCTGCAGACCAAAAGCGAACTGCGGGAGATCGAAGCGAAATTGGGCTCGCTTTTGAAGATAAAATAACCGGGGCGCTGGCGGCGCCTGATGAAGTTTTCCCTGGGTGGTGCGTGATCGTCACCGGAATTGCTGAGCCAACGAGTACACTTTGGGACGCAGCTTTCAGTACGGCCCGTGTGCAAGCCCGCTATGCGGGAAGCCTGACGGCCGAACAGCAGCGCCCGCTCTGAGCCTTCGGTTCAGAATACGAGACGACACGGCTACTCGGGGTCCCATTATACGGCCCCAAGGGCCGTTTTGCAGATAAAGCCGCCTGCCTTCACCCCCGGTCGCAGAAGACGCCCGAGCCATGCCCGAGCCATGCCGCGGCGCGTCGTGCCGCAGGCGGCATGCCGGAGCGGGGCAAGTCCCCGCGCTCCAGCCATGCCGCCCGACACGACCGCAGCAGGCAGTCCTTCCCGGGAAGGCCGCCATGCGCGGCCGCCCTGTCCGCCGCTCTCCGCGCGAACGGCACCTCACGGTGCGCAAGGCCCACACAGGCGGGGCGAACGCCTGAACACATAAAGGAGAGCAGCATGAGCCCTTCCACGATCATCATCATCACACTCGTCATCGGACTCATCGGCGGCGCTGCGGCCGGGTACATCCTGCACCGCATCATCGAGGCCAAGCGCCTCGCCGAGGCCAAGGACCTCGCCCTGCGCATCCTCGAGGAGGCGCGCAAGGAGGCCCAGGTCACCAAGGAAGACGTCATCATCCAGGGGCAGAAGGAACTTCTCAAGGAAAAGAAGGAGCAGGAGCGGGAGGCCAAGGAGCGCGAGAACTCGCTCAAGGCCAAGGAGCAGAAGCTCGCGGCCAAGGAGGAGCGGCTCGAGGGCAAGCTCGAGACCCTGGCGCAGAAGGAAAGCAGCGTCATCGAGCTCGAGAAGCGGCTGACAAAGTCCGAGCGCGAGCTCGAGGACCGCGAGGAGGTCCTGGGCAAGCGCGAGGAAGAGCACGAGCGCAGGCTCGAGGAGATCGCCGGGCTGACCGCCGAGGAGGCCAAGCAGCGCCTGCTCCAGGAGATCGAGTCGCGCACCCGCCACGAATCCGCCAAGATGATCCGCTCCATCGAGATGGAGGCCAAGGAGATCGCGGACAAGAAGGCCAAGGAGGTCATCGCCCTGGCCATCAACCGCTACGCGGGCGACTTCGTGGCCGAGCAGACCGTGACCGCCGTGACGCTTCCCTCCGAGGAGATGAAAGGCCGCATCATCGGCCGCGAGGGGCGCAACATCCGCGCCCTGGAGGCGGCCACCGGCGTGGACCTGATCATCGACGACACGCCCGAGACCGTCATCCTCTCGGCCTATTCCCCCCTGCGCCGCGAGATCGCCAAGCAGTCGCTCGAGCGGCTCATCACCGACGGCCGCATCCATCCTGCGCGCATCGAGGACATCGTGGCCAAGGTCGAGAAGGAGATGGAGGTCAAGCTGCGCCAGATCGGCGAGCAGGCCACCTTCGACGTCGGCGTGCACGGCATCCATCCCGACCTCGTGCGCCTGCTCGGCCAGCTGCAGTACCGCACCAGCTACTCCCAGAACGTGCTCCAGCACTCGCTCGAGGTGGCCTTCCTGTGCGGCGTCATGGCCGCGGAGCTCGGCCTGGACGAGAAGCGCGCCAAGCGCGCGGGCCTGCTGCACGACATCGGCAAGGCCGTGGACCACGAGATCGAGGGTCCGCATGCCGTCATCGGCGCCGACCTGGCCAAGAAGTACACCGAGCACCGCGATATCGTGAACGCCATCGCCGCGCACCACGAGGACCAGCCCGCCGAGACCATCATGGCCATCCTGGTGCAGGCCGCGGACGCCCTCTCCGGCGCCCGGCCCGGCGCGCGCAAGGAGCTCCTGCAGAACTACGTCAAGCGCCTGGAGGACCTGGAGAACATCGCCCGCGACTTCGACGGCGTGACCAAGGCCTACGCCATCCAGGCCGGTCGCGAGATCCGCGTCATGGTCGAGCCGGACCGCGTGCCGGACGAGCGCACCTACCTCCTGTGCAAGGACATCGCGAAAAAGATCGAGGACAACCTGACCTATCCCGGCCAGATCAAGGTCACGGTCATCCGCGAGAAACGGGCCTCCGAGTTCGCCAAGTAGGCGGACGCCGCATACGGGCGCGAGCCCGCGCATCCGCATACGGGGAGCCGCCTGCCGGGCGGCTCCCCGTGCTCCCCCCTCCCCTCCTGCCGATACGTGGTTGAACCCGGCGCTGCCTTGGCGTATTCTGTTGATGTTGTTCCCTGAATTCCGGGAGGAGGAACCCGCGCCCTGCGCAGCGAGCGCTCGCTGTCTCCGCGCGGCCCGATATGAAGGCCACGACTTCCCCGCGGTTCGCCCGCATCACACGCCGAGCAGCCTTCACCGCGTTCGCGTTCGCGCTCGCCGGCCTCGCCTGCTCCCTGGCTTCCGCAGCCGCCCACGGTGAGACGAACGTCCTGCGCGTCCTCTACATGGAGAGGCCGCCCTTCTACCGCACCGAGGGCGAGCGCGCGGGCGGCCTGCTCGTGGACATCACCCGCTCCGTGCTCGAGGAGGCGGGCATCACGCCCGAGTTCGAATCCATGCCCTCCAAGCGCATCCTCGAGGAGCTGCAGCACCCGGGCAAGGCCGTCTGCTCCGTGGGCTGGTTCAAGACGGCGCAGCGAGAGGCCTGGGCCAAGTTCAGCCTGCCCATCTACCGCAACCGCCCCCTGGTCGCCCTGGTGCGGCGAAGCGACCTCCCGCTCTTCCAGGACCGGCACTCCCTGGCCTCCCTGTTCGCCGACAAGAAGCTGATCCTCGGCCGTCTCGAAGGATTCTCCTTCGGCGAAAGTGTGGACGCTCTCCTGGACGAAGGCTCGCCTGCGGTCTACAGCCTCGCGGGCACGCAGCGCCAGCTCGTGCGCATGCTGGCCGCGGGGCGCATCGACTACATGCTCGTCTCCCCGGAGGAGGTCGCGACCCTGCTCGCGGACGCCGGGCTCGCGCCCTCCCGCTTCAGCGTGCTGGGACTGCGCGACGCGCCTTCCGGCAACCTCCGCTACCTGATGTGCTCCAAGGCCGTGCCCGACGCCGAGCTGCGGCGCATCAACGACGTGCTGGCCAGGCGGGCCATGCCGCGGGAGCCTTGAGGTGGCGGCACGCAGCTTCCTCGGCCGCTCCCTGTCGCGCGACCTGAGCCTGAGCCTGGCCCTGGTGGTTTCCCTCGTGGCCGCGGCCGCGCTGGTCCTGCTCTTCGCCAGCACCCAGAAGCAGGCCGAGGAGGAGAACGAGGCCCGCGCGGACTCCTACCTGACCTTCCTGCAGGAGACGCTGCGCATCCCCATGTGGGAGCTGAACGACCAGGCCATCGACGAGATCGGCCGGACCTTCGCGCACAACGAGTTCGTCGAGGGCATCACCATCCGGGACGCGGACGGCCGCGTGCTGTTCAGCGCAGCGCACGGCAAGGGCCACGGCGTGATCAGGAGGGCCGAGATCACCCACGACGGCACGACCATCGGCCGCGTGATCCTCGAGCTGAACATCGACGCGCAGAAGGCGGCGCGCCGCACCCTGCTCCTGAACTTCGCAGGCGCATCGCTGCTGGCCGTGCTGGTGCTCGTGGGGGTCACGGGCATCCTCCTGCGCGTGCTGCTGCGACGCCCCTTCCACACCCTGGACGGGCTCATCAGCGAGTACGCCGCGGGCCGCTACGACGCCCTGCCCCCGGCCATCCCCTACGAGGAGTTCCACCCCATCACCGCGCTGCTCGTGCAGATGGGCCAGACCATCCAGAGCCAGATGGAGCGGCTGAGCGAGGCCGAGCAGGCCTACCGTTCCATCTTCGAGAACGCGAGCGAGGGCCTGGCGCGCCTGACGCCGGGAGGCCGCTTCCTGAGCATCAACCCGGCCGGCGCCGACATCCTCGGCTTCGACTGCCCGGAGGCGCTCCTGGCGCGCGAGAACCTCCACAGCACGGACTTCTACGCCGACCTCTCGGCCCAAAAGATGCTCCAGGACGCGCTGCGCACGAACGGCGAGGCCCATGGCGTGGTGGCCATCACCACGGCCCGGGGCGAGAGCCGCTGGATCGAGGTCCACGCCCGGGCCATGCCGGGCGCGGGCGGCGGCCACGAGATCACCGAGACCGTGATCATCGACGTCACGGAACGCCACCATGCCGAGATGCGGCTCGCGAAATCCCTGTCGGAGAAGGACATCCTGCTCAAGGAGATCCACCACCGGGTCAAGAACAACCTGCAGATCGTCTCGAGCCTGCTCTACCTGCAGTCGCAGGGCATCGACGACAAGGCGCTGCGCGACCTCTTCCTGGAGAGCCAGGGGCGCATCGCCTCCATGGCCCTGGTGCACGAGGAGATGTACCAGACGCACAACCTCTCCGGCGTGGACCTCGGGGAATACGCCAAGAAGCTCGTGGTGCGCCTGCTCTCCACCTACGGCAAGAGCGGCGTGGAGCTCACGGCCGAGGTGGCCCGCGTCCCGGTCTCCCTGGAGACGGCCATCCCCTGCGCGCTCATCCTGAACGAGCTGGTGACCAACGCCTGCAAGCACGCCTTCAGCGGCGTGAACGCGGGCTCCCTGCACCTGTGCGTCGCCGCCTCCGAAGAGACGGTCTCCCTGCAGGTCCGGGACAACGGCCCCGGCCTGCCGCAGGACTTCCACCCCGAGGACGCGTCCACCCTGGGCATGCTTCTCATCTCCCGCCTCACGGAGCAGATCAGGGGGCGCCTCGAGACCGGGAACGCGCCCGACGGCGGCGCCTGCTTCACCATCGCCTTCCCGCTCGAGCAGAAAGAGAAGACGGCCTGAACCCGGTGCAAGGGCGCGGCGCGCAGCGCATTCCCCCTTGGCAGCCGCTTCCGGCTCGGGTAATCTCCGCTGCCCGATAGGCTCGGCGAAACGTTACAACCGGCATCCGGTCATCAAGGAGTCGACGCATGGCGGTCCATGGGGGTTGGGGGTTGCAACGCAACGCCGAGAAGGAGCAGAGCGCGGCCTGGGATGCCGCCTCGTGGGTGCTGCTCCTGCTCATCCTCGTCCTGGTCGCATTGACGTTCAGGGATTACGGCATCTCCTGGGACGAGCAGGGCCAGAACACCTACGGCAAGCTCCTCCTCGACTACTACCTCTCCGGCTTCAAGGACGTCCGCGCCTTCTCCTTCGCCAACCTCTACTACTACGGCGGCTCCTTCGACATCGTGGCCGCCGTCCTGAACCGCTTCCTGCCCTTCGGGGAATACGAGACGCGCCACCTGCTGGGCGGGCTCGTGGGGGTGCTCGGCTTCCTCGGCGTCTGGAAGCTCGGCCGCGAGCTCGGCGGACCGCGCACCGGCTTCATCGCCCTCATCCTGCTGGCGACCACGGCCCGCTTCTACGGCCACACCTTCACCAACCCGAAGGACATCCCCTTCGCGGTGGCCCTGATCTGGACGCTCCTCTACCTCATCCGCAGCGTGAACGAGGTTCCGGACATACGCCTCTCCACGGCGCTGAAGCTCGGCCTGGCCTTCGGCCTGGCGCTCGGCACCCGGGTAGGCGCGGTGATCATCGCGCCGAGCTTCCTGTTGCCCTTCTTCCTGCGCATGGTCGGCAGGCTGCTGGACGGCGTGTGGCCCGCGGAGGCCTGCTGGGAGGCCATCGCCTCCCTCCTGCGCCTGATCCCGGCCGCGATCACGGCCTATCTGGTCATGATCGCCTGCTGGCCCTGGGCGGCCCAGAATCTCGCGAACCCCATCGTGGCCATGAAGATGTTCTCGCACTTCCCCTTCACGGGGAAGGTGCCCTTCGAGGGAGAGCTCATCCCGGCCATGAACCTGCCTTCGGACTACCTGCCCGATCTGCTCTTCCTCGGCCTGCCCCCGACGCTCCTGGGAGGCCTGGCCGTGGCGCTCCTGGTCGGCGGCGCGGCCCTGCTGATCAAGCGCGAGGCGCTGCTCGAGCCGAGAAGCCTCGGCATCCTGGCCGTGCTCCTGGCCGCGGCCGTGCCCATCGTCTACTTCGTGGTGGAGACCCCGCCGGCCTACAACGGCTTCCGCCACTTCCTCTTCGTCATCCCGCCCCTGGCCGTGCTCGCGGCGCTCGGGCTGAACCTGCTCCTGGAACTGCCGAGCCCCATGTCCACGCTCACCGCGCTGCTCCTGGCCGCGGGCATCGCCTGGCAGGTCTCGGTCATGGTCCGCCTGCACCCCGAGGAATACGTCTACTTCAACATCTTCGCGGGCGGTCCGGCCGGGGCCCAGGGCCGCTACGAGGTCGAGTACTGGGGCACCTCGCTGCGCGAGACGACCAAGGACATGGTCGACCTGCTGCAGCGCACCGAGGGCGTTCCGGCCACCCCGCTCAAGGTCTACGTCTGCGCCGACACGACCTCGGCCGCCTACTACTTCC
It contains:
- the glmU gene encoding bifunctional UDP-N-acetylglucosamine diphosphorylase/glucosamine-1-phosphate N-acetyltransferase GlmU; protein product: MNEATCALVLAAGKGTRMHARDLPKVMMPILGEPMLWYVQRALTPSFAEHVYTVVGFGADRVAEAFPESTERFVHQEEQLGTGHALVTAWPRLKAAGYRYVVVVNGDTPLLRGASVDRLVEEATARKAALAFLSVEAPEPNAFGRVLRDADGRVSAIIEAKDYDPEKHGPAPREVNAGLYFLDMQFVEPLLGWLGNTNAAREYYITDLVELAIADNNLVLAVNCGEDPTLMGINTPLELSDAEELLRAEIAHQHLNHGVRLHNPAGCRIGPRVTIKPGAQITGPCELMGETVIDQDVVVDAFCHVMESWLSQGAQVRHFSHLEKAEVGPGCVVGPYARLRPGAILEEKAKVGNFVEMKKAVLGKGSKASHLTYLGDAEIGEGVNIGAGTITCNYDGVRKHKTVIGNGAFIGSNTALVAPVTVGAGALVGAGSTITKDVAQGSLALTRAEQRQLPRRK
- a CDS encoding cell division protein ZapA codes for the protein MPQYTLSVLGLEIRFKTDADEARVDAAKSHLEELFNQISQSGKNINKEILLTVLALSLADDYLQTKSELREIEAKLGSLLKIK
- the rny gene encoding ribonuclease Y, translating into MSPSTIIIITLVIGLIGGAAAGYILHRIIEAKRLAEAKDLALRILEEARKEAQVTKEDVIIQGQKELLKEKKEQEREAKERENSLKAKEQKLAAKEERLEGKLETLAQKESSVIELEKRLTKSERELEDREEVLGKREEEHERRLEEIAGLTAEEAKQRLLQEIESRTRHESAKMIRSIEMEAKEIADKKAKEVIALAINRYAGDFVAEQTVTAVTLPSEEMKGRIIGREGRNIRALEAATGVDLIIDDTPETVILSAYSPLRREIAKQSLERLITDGRIHPARIEDIVAKVEKEMEVKLRQIGEQATFDVGVHGIHPDLVRLLGQLQYRTSYSQNVLQHSLEVAFLCGVMAAELGLDEKRAKRAGLLHDIGKAVDHEIEGPHAVIGADLAKKYTEHRDIVNAIAAHHEDQPAETIMAILVQAADALSGARPGARKELLQNYVKRLEDLENIARDFDGVTKAYAIQAGREIRVMVEPDRVPDERTYLLCKDIAKKIEDNLTYPGQIKVTVIREKRASEFAK
- a CDS encoding ABC transporter substrate-binding protein, with the translated sequence MKATTSPRFARITRRAAFTAFAFALAGLACSLASAAAHGETNVLRVLYMERPPFYRTEGERAGGLLVDITRSVLEEAGITPEFESMPSKRILEELQHPGKAVCSVGWFKTAQREAWAKFSLPIYRNRPLVALVRRSDLPLFQDRHSLASLFADKKLILGRLEGFSFGESVDALLDEGSPAVYSLAGTQRQLVRMLAAGRIDYMLVSPEEVATLLADAGLAPSRFSVLGLRDAPSGNLRYLMCSKAVPDAELRRINDVLARRAMPREP
- a CDS encoding sensor histidine kinase, with amino-acid sequence MAARSFLGRSLSRDLSLSLALVVSLVAAAALVLLFASTQKQAEEENEARADSYLTFLQETLRIPMWELNDQAIDEIGRTFAHNEFVEGITIRDADGRVLFSAAHGKGHGVIRRAEITHDGTTIGRVILELNIDAQKAARRTLLLNFAGASLLAVLVLVGVTGILLRVLLRRPFHTLDGLISEYAAGRYDALPPAIPYEEFHPITALLVQMGQTIQSQMERLSEAEQAYRSIFENASEGLARLTPGGRFLSINPAGADILGFDCPEALLARENLHSTDFYADLSAQKMLQDALRTNGEAHGVVAITTARGESRWIEVHARAMPGAGGGHEITETVIIDVTERHHAEMRLAKSLSEKDILLKEIHHRVKNNLQIVSSLLYLQSQGIDDKALRDLFLESQGRIASMALVHEEMYQTHNLSGVDLGEYAKKLVVRLLSTYGKSGVELTAEVARVPVSLETAIPCALILNELVTNACKHAFSGVNAGSLHLCVAASEETVSLQVRDNGPGLPQDFHPEDASTLGMLLISRLTEQIRGRLETGNAPDGGACFTIAFPLEQKEKTA